The Buchnera aphidicola (Pseudoregma panicola) genome contains the following window.
TGTTTCTATCATATGTACTGGTATTCTAATTGTTCTTGCTTGATCTGCAATAGATCTAGTAATTGCTTGTCTTATCCACCATGTTGCATATGTAGAAAATTTATATCCTCTTCTATATTCAAATTTATCAACAGCTTTCATTAGACCTATGTTTCCTTCTTGTATTAAGTCTAAAAATTGTAAACCTCTATTAGTATATTTTTTAGCTATTGATATTACTAATCTTAAATTTGCTTCTACCATTTCTTGCTTAGCTTCTTTTGCTTTTTTTTCTCCTAAAAATATTTTTTTAATAATTTTTTTTACTTGATTTATGGATAAACCTGTTTTTCTTTCTACTATTATTAATTTTTTTATAATTTCATTTATTTCTTTTTTGAATTTTTCTATTTTTTTTAACCATTTTTTATTTTTTTTGATAGAATTTATTATATTTATAAAACTTATTTTTTTTTTTTTAAATAATTTAAAAAAATTTTTTTTTGGTATTTTACATTTTTTTATGCATATATTTATTATTATTTTTTCATGAATCAATATTCTTTTAGTTATGTTTTTAAGATTATTAACTAAACTTTTAAATTGTTTTGGAGTTAATTTAAATTGATTAAATATTTTTGATAATTTTTTTATTGATCTGATATATTCGACATTTTTTTTATTTTTTATTTTTTTTATTTTTTTATATTGTTTTTTTAATTTATTAAATTTTTTTTTTGCTAATTCTAAATCAATAATGTTTTCTTCATATTCATCTTCTATATTTTTATTATATTTATTTTCATTTTTTTTTATAAATTCTGATTCTATTATATTTATTGAAAGAGGAATTTTTTCATTATTATATTTATATTTTTTTTCTATAAAACCAGTTATTATTTCTGACAATTTTATTTTTTTTGATTTAACTTTTTCATATTGATATAAAAAATTTTTAATAGATTTTGGATGTTCTGCTATAGTTGATTGTATTTGGTTTATTCCTTTTTCTATTTTTTTTGCTATTTTTATTTCTCCTTTTCTATCTAATAATTCTATTGTTCCCATTTCTCTCATGTACATTCTTACAGGATCTGTTGTTTTTCCTAAATCTGAATCAGAATTTGAAATTTCTTGTACTTGTTCTTCTGTAATATTTTCTCTTGATATTAAATTATTTCTTTGATTTAAAGTTATATTTTCTAAATTTTGATTTTTGTCTATAATTTGTATTCCCATTTCATTTATTATTTTTATAATATTATATATTTTATTAGAATTAGATAAATATGATGGAAGATGATCATTTATCTCTTCGTAAGTTAAATATCCCTTCTCTTTTCCATGAGTAATAAGAAGTTTTAGTTTATATTTTTTATTTTTCTTCATGGTATAATTTCCAGAATTATAAAAATATTAATAATTTAGTATACAAAATTTTTAAATATTTTTTATTTTTTATATTTTTTAAATATTTTTTTATTTATTTTCCATAGTTTTATTTTTTCTTTTTTTGTTAAACCTTTATGTCTTTCTTTGTTTATTAAAAAATTTTGTTTAAATTCTAAGTCTTTTTTAAATATGTTTTTTATTAAATCCAAAAATACATTTTTTATTTTTTTTTTATATATCATATGATTCCAAATAGACATTTTTTTTATTATATAATATTTTTTTGAATTTCTATATAATTCTAAAATTTGACCAGTATTTACTTTTTTATATTTTTTACATATTTTTTTTATTTTTAGGATTATATTTAATCCTAATATATTCTTATTATTTAGATTTTTTATTTTGTTAGGAATCATTTTATATAATTTTGGATTTTGTATTAGTAATCCTATTAACATTTTTATACTAATATTTTTTTTTTTTTTTTTGAGGATACTATATTTTTTTTTTTTATTTTATATTCACTTAATTCATTTATTTCTAATATTCCTAATTTATTTCCTAATATTTTTTTTAAAAAAAATTTTATTGTTTTTCCTGGTATTTTTTCTATCATGGAAATAGCTGTTATGCTAAATTTAGTTTTTTCTTCAGGATTAGATAAATTATTTTTTTTTAGTAATTTTTTAAATAATAATTTTGACATTGGAACAGCATTTTTTATTCTATTTTTAAATTTTTTTATGCCTTCTTTTTTTATAATACTATCAGGGTCTTCTCCTTTAGGGAGAAATATAAATTTTAATACATTTTCATCTTTTATATATGGCAAAGATATCTCTAGAGTTTTCCATGAGGCTATTTTCCCAGCATTATCTCCATCATAACAATATATTAAAGTATTACAAATATTAAATAATTTTTTTATAATATTTGTATTTATTGAAGTTCCTAATATTGATATGGAATATTTTATTTTATTTTGAAACAATGTTATTACATCAAAATATCCTTCTACTATTAATAGTTTTTTTATTTTTTTATTATATTTATATGTTTCAAATAATCCATATAAATTTTCTTTTTTTTTGAATATTTTTGTTTCTGGAGAATTCAAATATTTTGGAATTTTTTTAAAAATTGATCTTGCTCCAAATCCATTTATTTTTCCTTGTAAATTTTTTATTGGAAACATAATTCTTTCTGTAAATCTATTTTTTACAATATTTTTTTCATTATATAAAATTCCTGATTTTATTAAATTATTTACAAAATTTTTATTTTTTTTTATATAATTTTTTGAAACATTTTTTATATTGTTAGAATATCCTATAGAAAATGTTTTAATACTTTTTTCATTTATACCTCTATACTTTAAATATTTTATCGCAATTTTATTTTTTTCTTTATATATATTTTTTTGATAATTTAACGAAATTGTATTAAGTGTATTATGTAAATTTTCTTCTTTTAAATATTTTTTAAAATATATGTTTTGTTTTGGTATTTTCATTCCATTTAAAAAAGAAAGTTCTTTTATACTTTCTATAAAATTCATTTTTTCATAATTTATTAAAAAGTCTATTGCATTTCCATGTACATGACATCCAAAACAATAATAAAATTGTTTTTCAAAACTTATTGAAAACGATGGAGTTTTTTCATTATGAAAAGGACATATTGAATAGTAATTTTTACCTTTTTTTATTGTATTTATTTTAGAACTTATTAATTCTACAATATTAGTATTTATTAAAAGTTCGTTAATAAAACTTTTTGGTATTTTATATAACATTTTATTAATTTATTGTTAATAGCCGATCTATTTTATAAGAACGGCTTTGTTTTAATATTTATTTTATTTAATACATTCTTATTCTTCTTGAATTTTCTCTATTTATTTTTTTTTTTAATCTTTTTATTGCTGATGCTTTTGCTCTTTTTTTTATTGTTGTAGGTTTTTCATAAAATTCTCTTCTTCTCATTTCTGATAATATACCAGCCTTTTCACATGCTCTTTTAAATCTTCTTAATGCTATATCAAAAGGTTCATTATCTCTAATTTTAATTATTGGCATAATTTTTTCTTTTTGTTATATTTTTTAAAATAAAAATTTAAAAATTGTTTGTAAATCAATATTATTAAGTATATATTATAAAATATATATTTTATATTTTTTTTAAATAAATATGTTTTTATATTATTTTAACATTTTTTAAAAAACATGAAAATACTAGGAATAGAAACTTCTTGTGATGATACAAGTATTTCAGTTTACGATGATAAAGTTGGTGTAGTTTTTTGTTTTACTATTAGTCAATCTGATGTACATGCTAAATATGGAGGAGTAGTTCCAGAAATTGCATCTAGATTGCATTTAAAAAATATTTTTATTTTATTAAATAAATTGATTAAAAATAAAAAAATCTCTAAAAAAAATATTAATGCTATTTCTTATACAATAGGACCTGGATTACCAGGATCTCTTTTAGTAGGAGCTACTGTAGCAAATTCTTTATCATATTTGTGGGAAATTCCTGTAATATTTGTTAATCATATGGAATCTCATTTGTTTTCATATATGTTAAATAAAAAATATTTTGATTTTCCAAAGTTCCCTATGTTATCTTTGTTAGTATCTGGTGGGCATACTCAAATTATATTAGCTAAATCTTTAGGAAAGTATAAGATATTAGGTAACTGTTTAGATGATCCAGCTGGTGAAGTAATAGACAAAATTTCTAACATGTTAGGCATAAAATATCCTGGAGGCAAAAAATTATCTGAATTAGCCAAATTTGGAAAATCTAATATTTTTAATTTTCCTAAACCTATGTTATATAGTAATAATTTTAACTTTAGTTTTTCTGGTCTTAAAACTCATGTTAGTAGAATTATATTGAATCATGATTATGTTCCTAATGATATGTTTAAATTTAATATCGCTAAGGAGTTAGAAAACACTATTGCGGAAATACTAGTTAAAAAAAGTTTTGATGCATTAAAATTTACAAATTTAAGAACATTAGTAGTATCAGGAGGAGTTAGTGCCAATGAAACATTAAGAAAAAAAATTATAAATATGTCTAAGAAAATTAAAAATTGTTTTGTGCATTTTACAGATAAAAAATTTTGTACTGATAATGCAGCTATGGTTGCATATTTAGGAATGCTTTATTTTAAAAATAATATGTATTCTTCACCTAAAATATTTTTTTCTCCTAAATTATCTATTTCAAATAATATTTATTTTTAATATTTTAAATTTTTTAATATGTTTTATAAATATAATTTTTTTATTTTATTTATATTAAACATTTGAATAAAAAAATTTATTATTTTTTTTAATACTAAATTAATAATATTGTTTAAATTTAAAATTGTTTGTATAACAATAATTTTATTATATTTTGAGAAAATTATGAAAATATATTTGGTAGGGGGAGCCATAAGAAATAAAATTTTAAGATTACCTGTAAAAGATAGAGATTGGGTAGTTGTTGGATCAAACATTAATTTTTTTATAAAAAACAAATATAAATTAGTTGGAAAAAAATTTCCAGTTTTTTTACATCCTAAAACTCATGAAGAATATGCTTTAGCTAGAACTGAAAGAAAAGATGGTTTTGGGTATAAAGGATTTAAAGTTAATTTTTCTTCTAATATTACTTTAAAAGAAGATTTGTCTAGAAGAGATATTACAATTAATGCTATTGCTCAAGACAAAAATGGTAAATATTATGATCCATTTAATGGATTAAAAGATATTAAAAAATGTATATTAAAACATATATCTAGTTCTTTTTCTGATGATCCATTAAGAGTATTTAGAGTAGCTAGATTTGCTGCATTATTGTTTCATTTAGGTTTTAGTATATACAAAGATACATTATGTTTAATGTCTAGCGATTATATAAAAAATGAAATAAAATATCTAGAAAAAGAAAGGATTTGGCAAGAGACAGAAAAAGCATTTAAAACTAAGAATCCAGATATATATTTTAAAGTTCTTTTTAAATGTAATTTAATAGAAATAATTTTTCCTGAAATATATTGTCTATTAAACTTAAATAAAAAATTATATTTTTTAAATAAAAAATATTTTTTTAGACAAAGTATTTTCAAAGGTCTTTCATATGTTTCTAAATTTACAAACAAAATTGATATAAAAATTGCTTTTTTTTTTCAGTTATTTTTTTTAAATATTTGTTTTTGTGTTCCAAATAATAATAAATTTTTATTTTATGATATTTTTTTAGGTCATATTAACAATTTTTTTATTAGAATAAATGTTCCAAATAAAATAAAAAACTTGTCTTTAATGTTTATTAAAAATATAAATTTTTTAGTTAATATACATAATAAGTCTTCTAAAGAAATAATATTTTTATTAAAAAAAATTAATGCTTGGAGAAATCCTAATATAGTAAAAAAATTATCTATTTTAATAGATTGTTATATTAATTTCTTAAACATTTTTTACAAAAACTATTTTAATAACAGTATTTCTTCTGGAAAATATTTAAAAAATGTTTTTAAAATTTCTAAATCTATTTCTTTTAAATCTATAAATAAAAATATTAAAAATGGTATAGAAATACAAAAAAAAATTAATGAATTAAAAGAATTATCTATAGATAATTGGAGATCTTTTTTAAATAAAAAATTATATTAATATAAATTAATAATATATTTTTTATTTTAATATTATTAATATTACTTTTATATTTAAAAATTATTTTAAATTTATATTAAAAAATTATAATTATAAAATATTTTTTTTATTTTTTTTTTAAAATATTATTTTATATAGTATATTAAAACGGCACTTCAGTGCCGTTTTTTTAATTTTCCACAATCATTATTATAGTTTTTCCTGATGTAATTTTTCCTGACATTTTTTTTATTTTTTTTATTTTTTCCATATTTGATATAACAACTGGAGTAATAACAGATTTTGCATTTTTTTTTAACATTGGTAAGTCAAAAGTTATAATCAAATCTCCTATTTTTACTTTTTGATTTTCATTAGCAAATTTTTCAAATCCTTTACCTTTTAGTTTTATAGTGTCTATTCCAAAATGTACGAATAGTTCTATTCCTTCATCAGATTTTATTGAGAAAGCATGTAAAGTATTAAATATTTTACTTATTTTGCCATTAACTGGAGAAACAATACTATTTCCTGTAGGTTGTATTGCTATTCCATCTCCAACAATTTTATCTGAAAAAACTATGTCTGGCACTTTTTCAATATTTATTATTTCTCCAGATAATGGAGCAAAAATTTCTGTTTGTTTATTTTCACAATTTTTTTTGTTTCCAAAAATATTAGAAAAAATACCCATTATTTTCTCCTAAATGTTTATTGCAATATATATTCTAAAATTTTTTTTTAATAATTTAAAATGTTTTATTTTTTTTTTTAAAATAACTTTTTCTAATTATTTTTTTTATATTAGGTATTTCAGGAGAATTAATGCTAAATTCATCTATACCAATTTTAATTAAAAATTTTGTTGCTAAAGGATTACTTGCTAGTTCACCGCATATTCCTGTCCATTTCCCATTTTTATGAGATGATTTTACAACCATTTTTATTAATTTCATTACTGATGGATGCATAGGATCATATAGATGAGAAACTAAATCATTTCCTCTATCAACAGCTAGTGTATATTGAGTTAAATCATTGCTTCCTATACTAAAAAAATCTACTTCTTTAGATAAAGAATCAGATATTAAAGCAGCAGCTGGAGTTTCTATCATTATTCCTATTTTTATATTTTTATTAAAAGAAATATTTTCTTCTTTCAATTTTTTTTTAGCTCTTTTTAATTCTTTTTTTAAGAAATATATTTCTTCTAATGATATTATCATAGGAAACATTATTTTTAATTTTCCGAAATTAGAAGCTCTTAACATTGCTCTAAGTTGAGTCCTAATTATATTTATTTTTTTAGAATATATTCTTATAGCTCTATATCCTAAAAATGGATTTTCTTCTTTAGGTAAGTTTAAATATTTACAACTTTTATCACCTCCTATGTCTAATGTTCTCATTATTACTTCTTTATTTTTCATTTTTTCTATAATTTTTTTATAAACTATGAATTGTTCTTCTTCTGTAGGAAGTCTATTTTTACCCATATACAAAAATTCTGTTCTATATAGTCCTATGGATTGAGCTCCATTTTTTTTTGCTAGGCAAATATCATCTATTTTATTTATGTTTGCTCCTATTTTTATTTTTTTTCCATCTAAGGTTATAGCTTTTAAGTTTTTGAAAATTTCTAATTTTTGTTTATTTTTAAAAAAATTTTTTTTTATTTTTTTTTTTAATGTGATTATTTCTTTGTTAGGATTTATATAAATTTCATTATTTATACTGTCTAATATTATAAAATCTTTATTTTTTACTTGTTTAGTAATATTTTTTACTCCAACTATTGCTGGTATTCCCAAAGATTTTGCTATTATAGAAGTATGAGATGTTTCTCCTCCTAACTCTGTAATAAAACCTAATATATTTTTTTTATTTATTTCAGAAGTTTCAGAAGGTGTTAGATCTTTGCATATTAAAATTACTTTTTTATCTATTTTGCTTAATTTTTTTATATTTACATTTAAAATATTGTCTATTATTCTTTTTCCTATGTCTTTTATGTCTATAATTCTATTTTTTAAATATTTATTTTTTATTTTCCTCATTTTTTTTATTTGTTTTTTAATAACTTTTTTTGTAGAAATTTCTGCTGTATATTTTTTATTTATATAATTTATTATATCTTTTGATAATTCATCATCTTGCAATATCATTATATGACCTTCAAAAATTTCTGATTTATCCTTTCCTATTTTTTTTTCTGTATATTTTTTTATTTTTTTTATTTGATTAACTGATTTTTTTATAGATTTCAAAAATTTTTTTATTTCTAATTTTATTTTTTTTTTTGAAATTTTTTCTTTTTTAATATTTTTTTTATATAAATTTATTAATAGCGCTTTTCCTAATGCTATTCCTTTTGAAACTATAATTCCTGAAATCATAATTTTCCTTTAAAATTTAAATTGTATTATTATATATATTTTTTCAAATATTTTTATTTTAAGTTTGATATAAATTTTTCTAAATGATATATTGCTTCTTTTTCATCTTTTCCTTCTGCAGTTATTTTAATTTTTTTTCCATATGAAAGTTCTAATGTTTGTATTTTAAATAAACTTTTTGCATTAACAGTATTTTTTTCTAATGTTATAGTTATATTAGAAGTAAATTTTTTTGCTTCTTTAACGAATAAAGATGCTGGTCTTATATGAAGTCCATTTTTTAATTTAATTTTTATTTCTTTTGTAAACATTTTTTTCTTCTTATTAATTTTGAAATAATTATTAGTTTTTATTTATTATATTTTCATAAAAAAAATAAATATTTTAATTTTAAAATAACATGATTTTAAATAAAAATGTAAGCCTTTAAAAATTTATATAAATATTTTTTATATTTTTATATATAATTTAATAATTAAAAAAAAATAAAATATTTATTTTAAATATATAATTAAGTATTAAACTATTTTTAAAACTTAATTTATAAGATAATGAACAATATTAATAATATAATTAAAAATTTAAGAAAAGAAATTGAGTTACATGAATATTTTTATAATGTATTAAATATTTCTTTAATATCAGATTATGAATATGACATTTTATTAAAAAAATTATCTAAACTAGAAAAAAAATTTTTAGAACATGGTTTTTATAATTCTCCCACAAAAAAAATAGGAAATAATTTTTCTAAAGAATTTAAGTTATATAATCATATATCTCCTATGCTTTCATTAGAAAGTTTTCATAATGTAAGAAGTTTTTATAAATTTTATAATTTTATTGAAAAAAAAATTAATAGAAAAAATATAAAATTTTGTTGTGAATTGAAAATTGATGGAGTTGCTTTAAGTGTATTATATAAAGATAAATTATTAGTACATGCTCTTACTAGAGGAAATGGATATAAGGGAGAAGATGTAACTAATAATATAAATGTAATAAAAAATTTACCTAAAAAATTATTAGGTAAACATGTTCCAAAACTATTAGAAGTTAGAGGTGAAGTTTTTATATTAAAATCTAATTTTTTAAATTTAAATAAAATTTTATATAATAATTTACAAAAATCTTTTTCAAATACTAGAAATATTGTTTCTGGAATTTTAAGAAGAAAAAAAAATTCTTTTATTTTTTATAAAAAATTATTTTTTATTGCATATGGTGTTGGTTATGTATATCCAAACAATTATTTTAAAAGTCATTATTATATGTTATATAAGTTAAAATCTTTTGGTTTTTATATAAATAAATATAATTATTTTTGTAAAAAAAAATATAATGTTATAAATTTTTTTAAAAAAAGTCTATTAATGAGAAATAAAATTGATTTTGATATAGATGGAATAGTAATAAAATTAGATTCAATAAGTTTACAAAAAAAGATTGGATGTAATAATAAATTTCCAAAATGGGCTATAGCAATTAAATTTGATACTGAAAATTTATTAACAAAAATATTAAAAGTAAATTTTGAGGTAGGACGAACTGGCATAATAACTCCTGTAGCAAAATTATCTCCTATAAATTTTTCTGGAGTTGTAGTACAAAATGTATCTTTATATAATAAAGATAATATAAAAAATTTAAAAATAAATATAGGTTCTGATGTATTAGTTAAAAGATCTGGAAACGTAATACCAAAAGTTGTAAAAGTTATTTTTAATAAAGATGATAAAAATTTAAAAAAAATATTTTTTCCAAAAAATTGTCCTTCTTGTAATTCTAAATTAGTTTTAAATAAAAATAAAAAATTATATATGTGCATGAATGGAGTATTTTGTAAATCTCAAAAAAAAAAATTAATATTACATTTTTTTTCTAAAAATGGATTTAATATAATGGGAATAGGTATTAGAACTATTGAAATTTTAGTTAAAAGAAAAATAATAAACACTCCATTAGATATGTTTAAATTAAATGAAAAAAAAATATTAAAAATTAAAAATTTAAAAAAAAAAACGTTTATAAATATTTTAAATAAATTAAAAAAATATAAAAATATATATTTTTATAATTTTTTATATGCATTGGGAATTCCAGAAATAGGAATATCTATTTCTAAAAATATTGCTAAGAATTTTAATTCTATAGAGGAATTTTTATATTGTATTAAAAATAATGATTTTATTAAAATAAAAAATATAGGAAAAAAAATATCTAATAATATATATAATTTTTTTATTATTAATAATAATATGAAATATATTATAGAATTTTCTAAAAAATTAAAAATAATTTTTTAATTTTTATTTAAAAAAAATTTTTGGGCTGTGCAGGATTTGAACCTGCGACCAATTGATTAAAAGTCAACTGCTCTACCAACTGAGCTAACAACCCATATTTTAATAGTAAAAGTTAATAAATAAATTTTTTAGGTGATGCCGGATTTGAACCGACGACTTCCTCCGTGTAAAGGAGGTACTCTACCAACTGAGTTAATCACCTATAAAAATAACTAATAATTTATTATTATAATATTTTTAATATTCACTAGTCAATATTTTTATTTATATTTTTTCAAATTTTATTTTTGAAAAAATAATTTATAAAATATATATTTAAGAAAAATTTTATGAAAATAAAAACTAGATTTGCTCCTAGTCCTACTGGAAATTTACATTTTGGAAACGTTAGAACTGCTTTATTTTCTTGGTTATTTGCTAAAAAAAATAAAGGAAAATTTATTCTTAGAATAGAAGATACTGATGTTGCAAGAAATGATTTAAAATCAGTAAAAAATATTTTAGAAGTTATGAAATGGTTAGGTTTAAATTGGGATGAAAAAATATATTTTCAGAGTAAAAGATTTAGTTTTTATAAAAAAATAATTACTTTAATGTTAAAAAAAAAAGTTGCATATAAATGTTATTGTTCTGAAAGTGTTCTTAAAAATAAAAAAAAATATCAAATTTTAAAAAAAAAAAAACCTAAATATGACAGAACATGTAGAAATTTAAAAAACAACATTTTTTTGAAAAAAAAATCATTTGTAATAAGATTTAAAAATCCTAAGTCAGGATATGTTGAATTTAATGATAAAATTAGAGGTATGATAAAATTTAATAATAGTGAATTAGATGATTTTATTATTCAACGAAGAGATGGAAATCCTACTTATAATTTTTGTGTTGTTGTAGATGATTTAGACATGAAAATAACTCATGTTATTAGAGGTGAAGATCATATAAGCAATACTCCAAAGCAAATAAATATATTTTATTCTTTAAAAGCTAAAATTCCTATATATGCACATTTACCTATTATTTTAGATGAAAATAAAAAAAAAATTTCTAAAAAAAATAGTAATATAAACATTATTAAGTATTTTAAGGAAGGATTTTTACCTGAAGCAATATTAAATTATTTAGTAAGATTAGGTTGGTCTAATGGTAATAAAGAAATATTTAGTTTATACGAAATGAAAAAAAATTTTTCTTTAGATAATGTAGGTAAATCTTCTAGTATATTAAACATAAAAAGGTTATTGTATTTAAATAAATATTATATAAACAATATAATTTCTAGAAAAAAAATAATTTTATTATTAAAGTATTATTTTAAAAAAGAAAATATAAATATAAAATATGGACCTAATATTGAAGAAATTTTTAATTTATTTAAAAAGAGATGTTCTTCATTAAGAGAAATAGTTGTTTCTTCTAGTTATTTATATAATAAATTTTTAAATTTAAACAATATTTTTTTGACAAATTTATCTAATAA
Protein-coding sequences here:
- the ligA gene encoding NAD-dependent DNA ligase LigA, with the protein product MNNINNIIKNLRKEIELHEYFYNVLNISLISDYEYDILLKKLSKLEKKFLEHGFYNSPTKKIGNNFSKEFKLYNHISPMLSLESFHNVRSFYKFYNFIEKKINRKNIKFCCELKIDGVALSVLYKDKLLVHALTRGNGYKGEDVTNNINVIKNLPKKLLGKHVPKLLEVRGEVFILKSNFLNLNKILYNNLQKSFSNTRNIVSGILRRKKNSFIFYKKLFFIAYGVGYVYPNNYFKSHYYMLYKLKSFGFYINKYNYFCKKKYNVINFFKKSLLMRNKIDFDIDGIVIKLDSISLQKKIGCNNKFPKWAIAIKFDTENLLTKILKVNFEVGRTGIITPVAKLSPINFSGVVVQNVSLYNKDNIKNLKINIGSDVLVKRSGNVIPKVVKVIFNKDDKNLKKIFFPKNCPSCNSKLVLNKNKKLYMCMNGVFCKSQKKKLILHFFSKNGFNIMGIGIRTIEILVKRKIINTPLDMFKLNEKKILKIKNLKKKTFINILNKLKKYKNIYFYNFLYALGIPEIGISISKNIAKNFNSIEEFLYCIKNNDFIKIKNIGKKISNNIYNFFIINNNMKYIIEFSKKLKIIF
- the gltX gene encoding glutamate--tRNA ligase codes for the protein MKIKTRFAPSPTGNLHFGNVRTALFSWLFAKKNKGKFILRIEDTDVARNDLKSVKNILEVMKWLGLNWDEKIYFQSKRFSFYKKIITLMLKKKVAYKCYCSESVLKNKKKYQILKKKKPKYDRTCRNLKNNIFLKKKSFVIRFKNPKSGYVEFNDKIRGMIKFNNSELDDFIIQRRDGNPTYNFCVVVDDLDMKITHVIRGEDHISNTPKQINIFYSLKAKIPIYAHLPIILDENKKKISKKNSNINIIKYFKEGFLPEAILNYLVRLGWSNGNKEIFSLYEMKKNFSLDNVGKSSSILNIKRLLYLNKYYINNIISRKKIILLLKYYFKKENINIKYGPNIEEIFNLFKKRCSSLREIVVSSSYLYNKFLNLNNIFLTNLSNKYVLIVFKISYYNFKCINLWSSSKIWKKIVLMSFKNKLYLKNIINILRVTFTGKLNSPSISKIIFLIGKKKILFNLKKCILFLKKCFI